Proteins encoded in a region of the Diabrotica undecimpunctata isolate CICGRU chromosome 10, icDiaUnde3, whole genome shotgun sequence genome:
- the LOC140451589 gene encoding uncharacterized protein gives MKIEILWLLNLQIMYIYAINCNQGPTCLITRSHKMKTADCYNREFREFPQCLTSDVEVIDLGYNRIRKITRSDLSKFSSLKFLYLGDNLISKLDKDLFEDAYRLTTLDLSLNAILSIPPSIFHLPYLNSLYLKQNLNIDIVKAVEAASPISSPLIQIDISKTTDAENPTNFPNFGLMPLLTTLNVTGNFYFNVTPGLFMGLCNLQKLINDNVTVAFNDTCDCWRVNYWLKTRQVQFTRFICLIAESQCTVTLKDEDLQLFSQCNIKFEAIKRNNLLKKICIGAGATAAVIIIMSFLIFLYCRKNRKHKNKQTKTLDSIGDDSPLRRKTVENIYK, from the exons ATGAAAATCGAGATTTTATGGCTGTTGAACCTgcaaataatgtatatatatgcCATAAATTGCAACCAAGGACCAACATGTCTCATCACCCGTTCGCACAAAATGAAAACAGCTGATTGTTATAACAGAGAGTTTAGAGAATTTCCACAATGCTTGACCTCAGACGTCGAG GTAATCGATTTGGGCTACAATAGAATAAGGAAAATAACAAGAAGTGACCTTAGCAAAttcagtagtttaaaattcttgTACTTAGGAGACAATCTTATCTCTAAATTAGATAAAGACCTATTTGAGGACGCATATCGCTTAACAACTTTAGATTTGTCGTTAAATGCTATTCTTAGCATACCTCCAAGCATCTTTCACCTGCCATATTTAAACTCACTGTACCTAAAACAGAATTTAAATATAGATATAGTAAAGGCTGTAGAAGCTGCGAGCCCTATTTCCAGTCCTCTTATACAAATCGATATTAGTAAAACGACTGACGCTGAAAACCCTACAAACTTTCCCAATTTTGGACTGATGCCATTATTAACAACGTTGAATGTAactggtaatttttattttaatgtaacaCCTGGTTTATTTATGGGACTGTGCAATTTGCAAAAGTTAATCAACGATAATGTCACTGTTGCTTTTAATGATACATGTGACTGTTGGAGAGTGAATTACTGGCTTAAAACCAGACAAGTACAGTTTACTAGGTTTATTTGCCTCATAGCTGAGTCAC aatGCACCGTGACTTTGAAGGATGAAGACTTACAGTTGTTCAGTCAATGCAATATAAAATTTGAAGCAATTAAAAGAAATAACTTACTGAAAAAGATTTGTATAGGCGCAGGAGCAACAGCAGCTGTTATTATTATAATgagtttcctgatatttttatacTGTCGAAAAAATAGAAAGCATAAAAATAAACAGACCAAAACactggatagtattggagatgaTTCTCCTTTACGGAGAAAAACtgttgaaaatatttacaaatag